Proteins from a genomic interval of Spea bombifrons isolate aSpeBom1 chromosome 4, aSpeBom1.2.pri, whole genome shotgun sequence:
- the LOC128491724 gene encoding olfactory receptor 6N2-like, which produces MVGSTRKECCEHINTPMYFFLSHLSLNDILLSTTIEPKMLQIILKEGNVMSKPGCFTQFYFFSASSSNECLLLTVMSYDRYLAICNPLRYSSIMDLKLCILLATLCWVCGVLIALPHIVLLHKMTFCGSNSINHFYCDLLPLLKLSCSDISVSETVSVFNSIPIVFLPFIFISMSYINIIVAILRISTSAGRQKAFSTCSSHLTVVCMYYGTLVFNYVIPSEGHYLGLQKMISVCYSIVTPLLNPLIYSVRNEEIKRTITKHIFQKNYIN; this is translated from the exons atggttgggagtactaGAAAGGAATGCT GTGAACATATCAATACTCCGATGTATTTCTTTCTCAGCCACCTGTCCCTCAACGACATCCTTCTCTCCACCACCATTGAACCTAAAATGCTCCAGATTATATTGAAAGAAGGCAATGTTATGTCCAAGCCTGGCTGCTTCACCCAATTCTACTTTTTCTCTGCTTCATCTTCTAATGAGTGTTTGCTCCTCACCGTGATGTCATATGACcgatatttggccatctgtaacCCATTGCGTTATTCCTCCATCATGGACCTCAAACTTTGCATTCTTCTTGCAACTTTGTGTTGGGTCTGTGGAGTACTTATTGCTTTACCACATATTGTTCTTCTGCACAAGATGACATTTTGTGGGTCAAATtcaattaaccatttttattgtgacctTCTTCCACTTCTCAAACTGTCCTGTTCAGACATATCAGTGAGTGAAACAGTAAGTGTTTTTAACTCTATCCCTATTGTATTtctaccttttatttttatttctatgtctTATATAAACATCATTGTCGCCATCCTCCGGATCTCTACATCAGCTGGAAGacaaaaagccttctccacctgcagctcccacctgaccgtggtctgtatgtattatgggACCTTGGTGTTTAACTATGTGATTCCATCTGAAGGACATTACTTAGGGttacaaaaaatgatttctgtTTGTTACTCTATTGTGACCCCGCTATTAAATCCTCTTATATACAGTGTAAGGAATGAAGAGATTAAAAGGACAATAACAAAACATATCTTCcagaaaaattacataaattaa
- the LOC128491725 gene encoding olfactory receptor 1009-like — translation MHLFLYESILEHVTNQTTIKEFWILGFQNIHNIKILLFILFLISFILTLSANFTVILLISLSHHIKAPMYFFLSHLSFNDILLSTTIVPEMLHIILREGSSISLSGCFIQFCLFSASGANECLLLTAMSYDRYLAICNPLRYSSIMDLRLCILLVSSSWACGVLIVLSHIVLLQKMIFCGSNIINHFYCDLPPLLRLSCSDTSANEIVVAIGSIPILFLPLIFISVTYINIIVAILRISTSTGRQKAFSTCSSHLTVVCMYYGTLVFNYVIPSKEQYLGLQKMVSVCYTIVSPLLNPVIYSLRNEQIKTTITKLAFKKYI, via the coding sequence atgcatttatttttatatgaaagcATCTTGGAGCACGTTACAAACCAGACAACAATCAAGGAATTTTGGATTCTGGGATTTCAGAACATCCACAACATTAAAATTCtactgtttattttgtttcttataagttttattttaacattatctGCTAATTTCACAGTCATATTACTGATCTCCTTAAGTCACCATATCAAGGCTccgatgtacttcttcctcagcCACCTGTCTTTTAATGACATTCTTCTCTCCACAACCATCGTACCTGAAATGCTCCACATTATATTGAGGGAAGGAAGTTCTATTTCTCTGTCTGGATGCTTTATtcagttttgtttgttttctgcaTCTGGAGCCAATGAGTGTCTCCTCCTCACTGCGATGTCCTACGATcgatatttggccatctgtaacCCATTGCGTTATTCCTCCATTATGGACCTTAGACTTTGTATTCTTCTTGTAAGTTCCTCTTGGGCATGTGGAgtacttattgttttatcacATATTGTTCTTTTGCAGAAGATGATATTTTGTGGGTCAAAtataattaaccatttttattgtgacctTCCTCCACTTCTTAGACTTTCATGCTCAGACACATCAGCTAATGAAATAGTTGTTGCTATAGGCTCAATCCCAATATTATTTCTGCCATTAATTTTTATCTCTGTAACTTATATAAACATCATTGTCGCCATCCTCCGGATCTCAACCTCAACTGGAAGacaaaaagccttctccacctgcagctcccacctgaCCGTGGTCTGTATGTATTACGGGACGTTGGTGTTTAACTATGTGATTCCATCTAAAGAACAGTACTTAGGTTTACAAAAAATGGTTTCTGTGTGTTACACTATTGTGTCGCCACTGTTAAATCCTGTTATATACAGTCTACGGAATGAGCAGATTAAAACGACAATAACAAAACTTgcattcaaaaaatatatataa
- the LOC128491723 gene encoding olfactory receptor 5L1-like — protein sequence MNKTTIDEFWLLGFENIHGLKIMLFLLFLIIYMLTLFANFTIISFVSISHHMNSPMYFFLSHLSLNDLLLSTTIVPEMLQVILREGSSISRAGCFTQLYFFSVPIVNECLLLTVMSYDRYLAICNPLRYSSIMDLKLCVLLATFSWVCGLVFAFPHIVLLYKMTFCESNTINHFYCDLPPLLRLSCSDISVSKTVSVFESIPLVFLPFIFISMSYINIIVAILRISTSAGRQKAFSTCTKKVAAIVMS from the exons ATGAACAAGACAACAATTGATGAGTTCTGGCTTCTGGGATTTGAGAATATACACGGCCTTAAAATCAtgctttttcttctgtttctaaTAATTTACATGTTAACATTATTTGCTAATTTCACAATCATATCGTTTGTCTCCATAAGTCACCATATGAATTCCccgatgtacttcttcctcagcCACCTGTCTCTCAACGACCTCCTTCTCTCCACAACCATTGTACCTGAAATGCTGCAGGTTATATTGAGAGAAGGGAGTTCTATATCCCGAGCTGGCTGCTTCACCCAATTATACTTTTTCTCTGTGCCAATTGTTAACGAATGTCTCCTCCTCACCGTGATGTCCTACGATcgatatttggccatctgtaacCCATTGCGTTATTCCTCCATCATGGACCTCAAGCTTTGTGTTCTTCTTGCAACTTTTTCTTGGGTATGTGGTTTAGTGTTTGCTTTCCCACATATTGTTCTTTTGTACAAGATGACATTTTGTGAGTCAAAtacaattaaccatttttattgtgacctTCCTCCACTTCTCAGACTTTCCTGTTCAGACATATCAGTTAGTAAAACAGTAAGTGTTTTTGAATCTATCCCTTTAGTATTtctaccttttatttttatttctatgtctTATATAAACATCATTGTCGCCATCCTCCGGATCTCTACATCAGCTGGAAGacaaaaagccttctccacctgca CAAAAAAAGTAGCAGCTATTGTTATGAGTTAA